A genome region from Brassica oleracea var. oleracea cultivar TO1000 chromosome C2, BOL, whole genome shotgun sequence includes the following:
- the LOC106324096 gene encoding uncharacterized protein LOC106324096: protein MGDHGNMNDLTAALALIQQQMLTQQQQMLQMQQTIQNQQQAAQEQAAANAAREERGALIGERNLPRNFSTNRSPINPPPCTRQDYEIKPALIGLVQKSTFSGLTSDIPMEHIEAFERICNFSRSNGVPPDYVKCTLFPFSLEGKASRRLQSLPTGSLTSWDQVFYDGVSYEFQNTLDSSSNGDFMTQTTPGAFALIENMTSSSLNKNKEHDRSKSVNIIDDLAAKGDQLLKGNQSQVFIMEEETPEKSVGDLAFEAELSGDDQQEVRYVNGQGWQLKNYHPNPNVRNNQQLFWPKQDKPMILHRVTKQLLQGQQLQGKALNQVTTEINTRMNHMFRDLSTKYDNVVSHMRQIDIQIAQTAESVKRQQGTLPGKTDKTPKECKSGKQLSEPEKRRFTTGEKGKQKESKQLPADTPTVERNTEPAVGRSSPGPEQPAEVVRPIPEVVPPREYIPKSLTLQIKKRGDPGKFDLSIQIGKTGFACSLVDLGSSVNLMPYSVARRLGYTHFKPTKMSLVFADRSVKSLVGILEDLQVKVGNTSVPADFVVLEQEEESKDPLILGRPILCIVGAIIDVRQGKIDLNLGDIVMQFEMDELLKKPMLDG from the exons ATGGGTGATCACGGAAATATGAATGACCTCACTGCTGCATTGGCACTCATTCAACAACAAATGCTGACTCAGCAACAGCAGATGTTGCAGATGCAGCAGACCATCCAAAATCAGCAACAAGCTGCTCAGGAACAAGCAGCCGCGAACGCCGCGCGAGAAGAGCGTGGTGCTCTTATTGGGGAGCGAAACCTTCCGCGGAACTTCTCGACTAACCGCTCCCCCATCAACCCTCCACCTTGTACTCGACAAGATTATGAGATCAAACCTGCACTGATAGGTCTGGTACAGAAGAGCACGTTCAGCGGGCTCACTTCAGACATTCCAATGGAGCACATAGAGGCCTTTGAGAGGATCTGCAATTTCTCTCGCTCTAACGGAGTGCCACCAGATTATGTCAAATGCACGTTGTTCCCATTCTCTCTTGAAGGGAAAGCTTCTCGCAGGTTGCAATCTCTCCCAACCGGTTCTCTCACCTCATGGGACCAG GTGTTCTACGATGGAGTGAGTTATGAGTTCCAAAACACTCTTGACTCTTCTAGTAATGGAGACTTCATGACTCAAACCACACCTGGTGCGTTTGCGTTGATTGAGAACATGACATCAAGTTCACTGAATAAGAACAAGGAGCATGACCGCTCGAAGAGTGTGAACATCATAGATGATCTCGCTGCGAAGGGGGACCAACTGCTTAAGGGAAACCAAAGCCAAGTGTTCATAATGGAAGAAGAAACTCCTGAGAAGAGTGTCGGTGACCTTGCGTTTGAAGCTGAATTATCAGGGGACGATCAGCAAGAGGTGAGATATGTGAATGGGCAAGGATGGCAGCTCAAAAACTACCACCCAAACCCTAACGTGCGGAACAACCAACAGCTTTTCTGGCCTAAGCAAGATAAACCAATGATCCTGCACAGAGTAACCAAG CAGCTGCTCCAAGGACAACAGCTCCAAGGGAAAGCTCTGAACCAGGTTACTACCGAGATCAATACTAGAATGAACCATATGTTCAGAGATTTGAGCACCAAGTACGACAATGTCGTGAGTCATATGAGACAGATAGACATTCAGATTGCTCAGACTGCAGAGAGCGTCAAGAGGCAACAAGGTACTCTACCTGGGAAAACCGACAAAACCCCTAAGGAGTGCAAGAGCGGAAAGCAACTTTCCGAGCCGGAGAAGAGGAGGTTCACCACGGGTGAGAAAGGGAAGCAAAAAGAGTCGAAACAACTACCAGCCGATACCCCGACAGTTGAGAGGAATACGGAACCAGCAGTTGGAAGAAGTTCGCCAGGACCAGAACAACCAGCTGAAGTTGTTCGCCCGATCCCAGAGGTTGTTCCTCCTCGCGAATACATTCCTAAATCCCTTACCCT GCAGATAAAGAAGCGAGGAGACCCCGGCAAGTTCGACCTCTCTATCCAGATTGGGAAGACAGGTTTTGCATGCTCCTTGGTTGATCTTGGATCCAGCGTGAACCTCATGCCTTACTCTGTAGCGCGACGTCTAGGATACACGCATTTCAAACCAACTAAGATGTCCTTAGTGTTCGCGGATAGATCAGTCAAATCCCTAGTTGGTATACTAGAGGATCTCCAAGTAAAAGTCGGAAACACCTCTGTTCCCGCAGACTTCGTTGTTCTGGAGCAAGAAGAAGAGTCTAAAGATCCTCTCATCTTGGGAAGACCAATCCTATGTATTGTTGGAGCCATCATTGATGTGCGACAAGGGAAGATTGATCTGAATCTTGGGGACATAGTCATGCAATTCGAGATGGATGAACTACTAAAAAAGCCGATGTTAGATGGGTAG